Below is a window of Bacillus sp. (in: firmicutes) DNA.
TCTTTAGACTTGAATACACGGTTTGGAGCAATAGGTCCCATTGAACCAGGACGACGATGATAACGAGAACCGTGTGACATAGGTCCACGAGATTGTCCATGGCGTTTAATTGCACCTTGGAAACCTTTACCTTTAGAAATACCTGTTACATCTACGATATCGCCTTCAGCGAAAATATCTACTTTAACCTCTTGACCAACTTCATACTCATCTAAGTTTACACCACGAATTTCACGAATGAAGCGCTTAGGAGCAGTATTCGCTTTTGCTACGTGACCTTTTTCAGGTTTGTTCGCAAGCTTTTCACGCTTGTCTTCGAAGCCAAGTTGGATCGCTTCATAACCGTCGTTCTCAATTGTTTTCTTTTGAAGAACAACGTTTGGAGTAGCTTCGATAACCGTTACAGGAATAAGGTCACCGTTTTCAGTGAATACTTGCGTCATTCCGATCTTTCTTCCTAAGATTCCTTTGGTCATGAGTCACACCTCCTAAATGTTTGCTTTTTATTCATTAAAGTTTGATTTCAATGTCAACACCAGACGGTAAGTCTAATCGCATTAGAGAATCAACCGTTTGTGGAGTTGGGTTGATGATATCGATTAAGCGTTTGTGTGTGCGCATTTCGAATTGTTCACGAGAATCTTTATATTTGTGAACCGCACGAAGAATTGTGTAAACAGATTTTTCTGTTGGAAGCGGAATCGGACCAGACACGCTTGCACCAGAACGTTTTGCTGTTTCCACAATTTTTTCTGCAGATTGATCAAGGATTCTGTGATCATACGCTTTTAAACGAATGCGAATTTTTTGTTTTGCCATTATTTTCCCTCCTTTATCGCCTATTTTATAAATAGACATTCTCCATGGAAATTTCCCACACACTCGCCATGGCAAAGCGGCCGGGTGTGTCAGCAACCTTCCACTTCATCGCAGTCAAAGACCAACATTGTCTATTATACCTAAAAACCTAAATGGTTTCAACATGTATTTAGAAGTTTTTCCTACTTCCATACACTTCAACTATTATACTTAGTTTCTAAATGTTTTTCAACCTGACTTTTATCTTTCTTCTTGATTCAAAATCTTTCTTAAAAGTAAATCCTTTACGTTATAGATCGAATGAAGACAAAAAACAATCATATATTTTAGTTAAAATACGTTAAGGAACAAAAAAAGCAGGCGGCAAACGCCACCTGCTTTCCGATTAGACGTTATTACTCGATAATAGAAGAAACAACGCCTGCTCCTACTGTACGTCCACCCTCACGGATAGAGAATTTAGTACCTTCTTCGATCGCGATAGGAGCGATAAGTTCTACAGTCATTTCAACGTTATCTCCAGGCATAACCATTTCTACGCCTTCTGGAAGAGTAATGATACCAGTTACGTCAGTTGTACGGAAGTAGAACTGAGGACGATAGTTAGAGAAGAATGGAGTATGACGTCCACCTTCTTCTTTAGAAAGAACGTAAACCTCAGCTTTGAATTTAGTGTGTGGAGTGATAGAACCTGGTTTAGCTAATACTTGACCACGTTGTACTTCGTCGCGAGCTACACCACGAAGAAGAGCACCGATGTTGTCACCAGCTTCAGCTTGGTCAAGAAGCTTACGGAACATTTCTACACCAGTAACAGTTGTTTTAGTTGGTTCCTCTTGAAGACCGATGATTTCTACTTCGTCACCAACTTTTAAGATACCGCGCTCAACACGACCTGTTGCAACTGTACCACGACCAGTGATAGAGAATACGTCCTCAACTGGCATCATGAATGGTTTGTCAGTGTCGCGTTCTGGAGTTGGGATGTACTCGTCAACAGCGTTCATAAGCTCGATGATTTTTTCTTCCCACTCAGCGTCGCCTTCAAGCGCTTTAAGAGCAGAACCTTTAATTACTGGTACTTCATCACCTGGGAAGTCGTATTCAGAAAGAAGGTCACGAACTTCCATTTCTACAAGTTCAAGAAGCTCTTCGTCGTCTACCATATCGCATTTGTTTAAGAATACTACGATGTATGGTACACCTACTTGGCGAGAAAGAAGGATATGCTCACGAGTTTGTGGCATTGGACCGTCAGCAGCAGATACTACAAGGATTGCACCGTCCATTTGAGCTGCACCAGTGATCATGTTTTTAACATAGTCAGCGTGTCCTGGGCAGTCAACGTGTGCATAGTGACGGTTGTCAGTTTCGTACTCAACGTGTGCAGTTGAGATTGTGATACCGCGTTCACGCTCTTCTGGAGCAGCGTCGATTTGGTCGTAAGCCATAGCTGTACCTTTACCAGAACGCTTAGCAAGAACTGTAGTAATCGCAGCTGTTAAAGTAGTTTTACCATGGTCAACGTGACCGATTGTACCAATATTACAGTGTGGTTTTGAACGGTCAAATTTTTCTTTAGCCATTAGGAAATCCTCCTTTTAATTTTAATTAGTTAAGTATATATATGGTGCCTGGAGGTGGTTGTCCACCTCCAAAGCTTCCATAGCTTACAATAGTAGTTATACTTGATTAAAGATGTAAAATCAATTATTCGCCTTTATTTTTCTTAATAATTTCATCGGCGATATTTTTAGGAACTTCTTCGTAGTGATCGAAGTGCATAGTGTATGTTCCACGTCCTTGAGTATTAGAACGTAGAGATGTTGCATAACCAAACATCTCAGCAAGCGGAACAAAAGCTTTTACTACTTGTGCGTTACCGCGAGCTTCCATACCTTCTACACGACCACGACGAGAAGTGATGTCACCCATGATGTCACCAAGGTATTCTTCAGGGATTACAACTTCTACTTTCATAATTGGCTCAAGAAGTACAGGGTCACATTTGGCTGCTGCATTCTTTAATGCCATAGAAGCTGCAATCTTGAATGCCATTTCACTTGAGTCAACATCGTGGTATGATCCGTCAAATAGTTTTGCTTTAATATCGATAAGTGGGTAACCAGCAAGTACACCGTTTTGCATTGCGTCTTCAAGACCAGCTTGAACCGCAGGGATATATTCGCGTGGTACTACACCACCAACAATCGCGTTTTCGAATTCGAATCCTTTACCCTCTTCGTTAGGAGAGAATTCGATCCAAACGTGACCGTATTGACCGCGACCACCAGATTGACGTACGAATTTACCTTCAACCTGAGCGGACTTACGGAATGTTTCACGGTAAGATACTTGTGGAGCACCAACGTTCGCTTCAACTTTAAACTCACGTTTCATACGGTCAACGATGATATCTAAGTGAAGCTCACCCATACCTGCGATAATTGTTTGACCAGTTTCTGGATCTGTATGAGCTTTAAACGTTGGGTCCTCTTCTTGTAATTTTTGTAGAGCAGTAGACATTTTATCTTGGTCAGCCTTTGACTTCGGCTCAATAGCTACAGAGATAACTGGTTCAGGGAACTCCATAGACTCAAGAATAATAGGGTTCTTTTCGTCACATAGAGTGTCACCAGTTGTTGTATCTTTTAGACCTACAGCAGCTGCGATGTCACCGGAGTATACGCGAGAAATTTCTTCACGGTGGTTCGCATGCATTTGTAGGATACGACCGATACGTTCACGTTTTCCTTTTGTAGAGTTAAGTACGTAAGAACCAGAATCTAACGTACCAGAGTACACACGGAAGAACGTTAATTTACCAACATAAGGGTCAGTCATAACTTTGAACGCAAGTGCTGCGAATGGCTCATCGTCGCTAGATGGGCGAATATCTTCTTCTTCAGTGTCAGGATTTACACCTTTAATAGCAGGTACATCCACTGGAGATGGAAGATAATCTAATACTGCATCTAGCATTAACTGAACACCTTTGTTTTTGAAAGCAGAACCACAAAGTACAGGGAAGAATTCAACGTTTACAGTACCTTTACGGATCGCTGCTTTAAGTTCTTCGTTAGTGATTTCTTCACCTTCTAGGTACTTCATCATTAATTCTTCATCAAGCTCAGCTACCGCTTCGATTAATTTTGCACGGTATTCCTCTGCTTGATCTTTATACTCGTCTGGAATGTCACGAGCTTCAGTACGAGTACCTAGATCATCTAAATAGAAGTAAGCTTTCATTTCGATTAGGTCAATGATACCTTCGAATTGATCTTCCGCACCAATTGGTAATTGGATTGGATGAGCATTTGCTTGCAAACGATCGTGCAACGTTTTTACAGAGTAAAGGAAGTCCGCACCGATTTTGTCCATTTTGTTAACAAAAACGATACGTGGTACTCCGTAAGTTGTTGCTTGGCGCCAAACTGTTTCAGTTTGTGGCTCAACACCAGATTGAGCGTCAAGAACGGCTACAGCACCATCAAGTACACGAAGGGAACGTTCAACCTCAACTGTGAAGTCTACGTGTCCCGGAGTATCGATGATGTTAATACGATGACCTTTCCACTGTGCAGTTGTTGCAGCGGAAGTAATCGTAATACCGCGTTCTTGCTCCTGTTCCATCCAGTCCATTTGGGACGCACCTTCGTGAGTTTCACCGATTTTGTGGATGCGTCCTGTGTAGAAAAGGATACGCTCTGTAGTTGTTGTTTTACCGGCATCGATATGAGCCATGATACCGATATTACGAGTCTTTTCTAAGGAGAACTCTCTTGACATGTCGTAATTTCTCCTTCCTTAAGTGAGTTTAGTATTTATATTAAAAACAAAATTACCAACGATAATGAGCAAACGCTTTGTTTGCTTCCGCCATTTTGTGAGTGTCCTCACGTTTCTTAACAGCTGCACCAGTATTGTTTGCCGCATCTAGGATTTCGTTTGCTAGACGCTCTTCCATTGTCTTCTCTCCACGAAGACGAGCGTAGTTTACTAACCAACGAAGACCTAATGTAGTACGACGATCTGGACGTACCTCAACTGGTACTTGGTAGTTCGCACCACCAACACGGCGAGCGCGTACTTCTAGTACAGGCATAACGTTTTTAAGCGCTTGATCAAATACTTCCATTGGATCTTTACCTGTACGCTCACGAATGATATCAAATGCAGAATAAAGAATTTTTTGTGCTTTTCCTTTTTTACCGTCAACCATAATTTTGTTGATTAGACGAGTAACTAATTTAGAGTTGTAAATTGGATCTGGTAATACATCTCTTTTTGCTACAGGTCCTTTACGTGGCATGAAAATTCCTCCTTTCGGTAAGACTATCAAGTTTTTTTATTATTTTTTCTCTTTAGGTTTTTTAGTACCGTACTTAGAACGGCCTTGTTTACGGTTTTCAACACCAGCTGTATCTAAAGCACCACGAACGATATGGTAACGTACACCCGGTAAGTCTTTTACACGTCCACCGCGGATTAATACTACGCTGTGTTCTTGTAAGTTGTGACCGATACCAGGGATGTATGCTGTTACCTCGATACCGTTTGTTAAGCGTACACGAGCATATTTACGTAACGCTGAGTTTGGTTTTTTCGGTGTCATTGTACCAACACGAGTACATACACCGCGCTTTTGTGGTGAAGATACGTTTGTGTGTACCTTCTTGAAGCTGTTGTAGCCTTTATTAAGCGCAGGAGATTTTGATTTAGTAACTTTAGATTTACGTGGTTTGCGCACTAATTGGTTAATTGTAGGCATTAAAATTTCCTCCCTTCATAATTTTCTTAAGCCCACACATCCAGGTGGTTCATTTTTTGACAAAAACAAAGTTTTTGCAGATGCAATATCTACAAAAACAAGTTTAACGTGTTATAGCTACAGTTGCTGCCCCAACATCTATTCCACAAGCTTTTCCAAGCTTTTTCATCGAGTCCACTTTGGTAAGTGGTACATTCATGTCCTTCGCGATCTCAATTACTTTGTTAACTACTTTTGGATCAGCGTCTTCAGCAATAATCACTTCTAGGACATTTCCAGCTTTTAAAGCTTTAACGGTTTGTTTTGTACCAACAATTAAATTGTCAGCCTGTGCTACTTTTTCATAAGACATGTCTCATATCCTCCAAAGTGACAGGTTTTTAGGAGCAACCTTGAATATATTATCATCAATAAAATGGTATGTCAATATTGTTTACAATAAATTTATTTAATGGCATACCGCCCTAAGCGGTATGCCAAAATTATTATTCAACTGTTACAGCTGAAGAATCTTCTTCCTTCACAATGACAGCCTCGGCTTTACGATAACGCTGCATACCTGTTCCAGCTGGAACTAGTT
It encodes the following:
- the rplC gene encoding 50S ribosomal protein L3 is translated as MTKGILGRKIGMTQVFTENGDLIPVTVIEATPNVVLQKKTIENDGYEAIQLGFEDKREKLANKPEKGHVAKANTAPKRFIREIRGVNLDEYEVGQEVKVDIFAEGDIVDVTGISKGKGFQGAIKRHGQSRGPMSHGSRYHRRPGSMGPIAPNRVFKSKELPGRMGGEKVTIQNLQIVKVDAERNLLLVKGNVPGPKKALLKIKSAVKAK
- the rpsJ gene encoding 30S ribosomal protein S10, whose protein sequence is MAKQKIRIRLKAYDHRILDQSAEKIVETAKRSGASVSGPIPLPTEKSVYTILRAVHKYKDSREQFEMRTHKRLIDIINPTPQTVDSLMRLDLPSGVDIEIKL
- the tuf gene encoding elongation factor Tu; the protein is MAKEKFDRSKPHCNIGTIGHVDHGKTTLTAAITTVLAKRSGKGTAMAYDQIDAAPEERERGITISTAHVEYETDNRHYAHVDCPGHADYVKNMITGAAQMDGAILVVSAADGPMPQTREHILLSRQVGVPYIVVFLNKCDMVDDEELLELVEMEVRDLLSEYDFPGDEVPVIKGSALKALEGDAEWEEKIIELMNAVDEYIPTPERDTDKPFMMPVEDVFSITGRGTVATGRVERGILKVGDEVEIIGLQEEPTKTTVTGVEMFRKLLDQAEAGDNIGALLRGVARDEVQRGQVLAKPGSITPHTKFKAEVYVLSKEEGGRHTPFFSNYRPQFYFRTTDVTGIITLPEGVEMVMPGDNVEMTVELIAPIAIEEGTKFSIREGGRTVGAGVVSSIIE
- the fusA gene encoding elongation factor G, which gives rise to MSREFSLEKTRNIGIMAHIDAGKTTTTERILFYTGRIHKIGETHEGASQMDWMEQEQERGITITSAATTAQWKGHRINIIDTPGHVDFTVEVERSLRVLDGAVAVLDAQSGVEPQTETVWRQATTYGVPRIVFVNKMDKIGADFLYSVKTLHDRLQANAHPIQLPIGAEDQFEGIIDLIEMKAYFYLDDLGTRTEARDIPDEYKDQAEEYRAKLIEAVAELDEELMMKYLEGEEITNEELKAAIRKGTVNVEFFPVLCGSAFKNKGVQLMLDAVLDYLPSPVDVPAIKGVNPDTEEEDIRPSSDDEPFAALAFKVMTDPYVGKLTFFRVYSGTLDSGSYVLNSTKGKRERIGRILQMHANHREEISRVYSGDIAAAVGLKDTTTGDTLCDEKNPIILESMEFPEPVISVAIEPKSKADQDKMSTALQKLQEEDPTFKAHTDPETGQTIIAGMGELHLDIIVDRMKREFKVEANVGAPQVSYRETFRKSAQVEGKFVRQSGGRGQYGHVWIEFSPNEEGKGFEFENAIVGGVVPREYIPAVQAGLEDAMQNGVLAGYPLIDIKAKLFDGSYHDVDSSEMAFKIAASMALKNAAAKCDPVLLEPIMKVEVVIPEEYLGDIMGDITSRRGRVEGMEARGNAQVVKAFVPLAEMFGYATSLRSNTQGRGTYTMHFDHYEEVPKNIADEIIKKNKGE
- the rpsG gene encoding 30S ribosomal protein S7, with translation MPRKGPVAKRDVLPDPIYNSKLVTRLINKIMVDGKKGKAQKILYSAFDIIRERTGKDPMEVFDQALKNVMPVLEVRARRVGGANYQVPVEVRPDRRTTLGLRWLVNYARLRGEKTMEERLANEILDAANNTGAAVKKREDTHKMAEANKAFAHYRW
- the rpsL gene encoding 30S ribosomal protein S12: MPTINQLVRKPRKSKVTKSKSPALNKGYNSFKKVHTNVSSPQKRGVCTRVGTMTPKKPNSALRKYARVRLTNGIEVTAYIPGIGHNLQEHSVVLIRGGRVKDLPGVRYHIVRGALDTAGVENRKQGRSKYGTKKPKEKK
- a CDS encoding 50S ribosomal protein L7ae-like protein; this encodes MSYEKVAQADNLIVGTKQTVKALKAGNVLEVIIAEDADPKVVNKVIEIAKDMNVPLTKVDSMKKLGKACGIDVGAATVAITR